The Streptomyces sp. CC0208 genome window below encodes:
- a CDS encoding Asp23/Gls24 family envelope stress response protein → MTPVSSENGTVDGLRGPLTSTAVPPGERGATRIADRVVAKVAGQAAREALGKLPAEAGRPHATVVVHHEVARIRMHLELDYPCDIGARCRGVRQHVVERVVALVGMEVSEVAVQVERLYPAQTHGAAQGRTR, encoded by the coding sequence ATGACGCCCGTGAGCAGTGAGAACGGCACGGTGGACGGACTCCGCGGGCCCCTGACCTCGACCGCCGTTCCGCCCGGTGAGCGAGGGGCGACGAGGATCGCCGACCGGGTGGTCGCCAAGGTCGCGGGACAGGCGGCCCGCGAGGCGCTCGGAAAGCTCCCCGCCGAGGCCGGGCGCCCGCACGCCACCGTCGTCGTCCACCACGAAGTGGCCCGCATCCGCATGCACCTCGAACTCGACTACCCCTGCGACATCGGCGCGCGGTGCCGAGGGGTGCGTCAGCATGTGGTCGAGCGGGTAGTCGCGTTGGTGGGCATGGAGGTGTCGGAGGTCGCCGTCCAGGTGGAGCGGCTGTATCCGGCACAGACGCACGGCGCGGCACAGGGGAGGACGCGATGA
- the amaP gene encoding alkaline shock response membrane anchor protein AmaP has product MSRTVNRVLIGLVGLVLLVVGGSVLAVGLGLDPPSWWIHDGEKDVLLSDAERTRWDGEGWWWPTVIAVLALVVLLTLWWLTAVLRRRRLTEVRVNTGDGEGALLRGRALEGVLEGDAAELDGVHRAHAHLTGSPDAPGTRVRLLLEPHVDPGTALHHLTTGALAHARNSAGLASLPAEVRMTGVRHKAERVS; this is encoded by the coding sequence ATGTCCAGGACCGTCAACCGCGTACTGATCGGCCTGGTGGGCCTGGTGCTCCTTGTCGTCGGGGGCTCGGTGCTCGCCGTGGGCCTCGGCCTCGACCCGCCCTCCTGGTGGATCCACGACGGCGAGAAGGACGTCCTGCTGAGCGACGCGGAGCGCACCCGCTGGGACGGCGAGGGCTGGTGGTGGCCGACGGTGATCGCCGTACTGGCGCTCGTGGTGCTCCTGACCCTGTGGTGGCTGACGGCGGTGCTGCGCAGGCGCCGGCTCACGGAGGTACGCGTCAACACGGGCGACGGCGAGGGCGCGCTCCTGAGGGGCCGGGCCCTGGAGGGCGTACTCGAGGGCGACGCAGCCGAGTTGGACGGCGTCCACCGGGCCCACGCCCATCTGACCGGCAGTCCGGACGCTCCCGGGACCCGCGTGCGACTCCTTCTGGAACCCCACGTGGACCCGGGAACGGCCCTGCACCACCTGACGACCGGGGCGCTGGCCCACGCCCGCAATTCGGCGGGCCTCGCATCACTTCCGGCCGAGGTCCGCATGACCGGCGTCAGGCACAAGGCGGAAAGGGTCAGTTGA
- a CDS encoding ABC-F family ATP-binding cassette domain-containing protein — protein sequence MISASGIELRAGARVLIESATFRVAKGDRIGLVGRNGAGKTTLTKCLAGEGIPAAGQITRSGEVGYLPQDPRTGDLDVLARDRILSARGLDVLLKKMRDNEQRIANGKGATQEKALRQYERQETEFLTKGGYAAEAEAATIAAALNLPDRVLGQPLHTLSGGQRRRIELARILFSDADTLLLDEPTNHLDADSIIWLRDYLKTYRGGFIVISHDVDLVETVVNKVFYLDANRAQIDVYNMGWKLYQQQREADEKRRKRERQNAEKKAAALHSQADKMRAKATKTVAAQNMAKRADRLLAGLDAVRQQDKVAKLRFPEPAPCGKTPLMAEGLSKSYGSLEIFTDVDLAIDKGSRVVILGLNGAGKTTLLRLLAGTEQPDTGAVVPGHGLKLGYYAQEHETLDPERTVLENMRSAAPDLDLVEVRKTLGSFLFSGDDVDKPAGVLSGGEKTRLALATLVVSSANVLLLDEPTNNLDPASREEILGALRTYKGAVVLVTHDEGAVEALQPERIILLPDGVEDLWGADYADLVALA from the coding sequence GTGATCTCCGCCTCCGGTATCGAGCTGCGCGCCGGCGCCCGAGTCCTCATCGAGTCCGCCACCTTCCGAGTCGCCAAGGGCGACCGCATCGGCCTGGTCGGCCGCAACGGCGCGGGGAAGACCACGCTCACCAAGTGCCTGGCCGGCGAGGGCATCCCCGCCGCCGGCCAGATCACCCGCTCCGGCGAGGTCGGCTACCTCCCCCAGGACCCCCGCACCGGTGACCTCGACGTCCTCGCCCGCGACCGCATCCTCTCCGCGCGCGGCCTGGACGTCCTGCTGAAGAAGATGCGCGACAACGAACAGCGCATCGCCAACGGCAAGGGCGCCACCCAGGAGAAGGCACTCAGGCAGTACGAGCGCCAGGAGACGGAGTTCCTCACCAAGGGCGGGTACGCCGCCGAGGCCGAGGCCGCCACCATCGCCGCCGCGCTGAACCTCCCCGACCGGGTCCTCGGCCAGCCCCTGCACACCCTCTCCGGTGGTCAGCGCCGCCGTATCGAACTGGCCCGGATCCTCTTCTCCGACGCCGACACCCTGCTCCTCGACGAGCCGACCAACCACCTCGACGCCGACTCGATCATCTGGCTGCGCGACTACCTCAAGACCTACCGCGGCGGCTTCATCGTGATCTCCCACGACGTCGACCTGGTCGAGACGGTCGTCAACAAGGTGTTCTACCTGGACGCCAACCGCGCCCAGATCGACGTCTACAACATGGGCTGGAAGCTCTACCAGCAGCAGCGCGAGGCCGACGAGAAGCGCCGCAAGCGCGAGCGGCAGAACGCCGAGAAGAAGGCCGCCGCGCTGCACTCGCAGGCCGACAAGATGCGCGCCAAGGCCACCAAGACGGTCGCCGCGCAGAACATGGCCAAGCGCGCCGACCGGCTGCTCGCCGGACTCGACGCGGTGCGCCAGCAGGACAAGGTCGCCAAGCTGCGCTTCCCCGAGCCCGCGCCCTGCGGCAAGACCCCGCTGATGGCGGAGGGCCTGTCGAAGTCGTACGGCTCACTGGAGATCTTCACCGACGTCGACCTGGCGATCGACAAGGGCTCCCGCGTGGTCATCCTGGGCCTCAACGGCGCGGGCAAGACCACCCTGCTGCGCCTGCTCGCCGGGACCGAGCAGCCGGACACCGGCGCGGTCGTGCCCGGCCACGGCCTCAAGCTCGGCTACTACGCCCAGGAGCACGAGACCCTGGACCCGGAGCGCACGGTCCTGGAGAACATGCGCTCGGCGGCCCCCGACCTCGACCTCGTCGAGGTGCGCAAGACGCTCGGCTCGTTCCTGTTCTCCGGCGACGACGTCGACAAGCCGGCCGGAGTCCTCTCCGGCGGCGAGAAGACCCGTCTCGCGCTCGCCACCCTGGTCGTCTCCTCGGCGAACGTCCTGCTCCTCGACGAGCCCACCAACAACCTCGACCCGGCCAGCCGTGAGGAGATCCTCGGCGCGCTGCGCACCTACAAGGGCGCGGTCGTCCTGGTCACCCACGACGAGGGCGCGGTGGAGGCGCTCCAGCCGGAGCGGATCATCCTGCTGCCGGACGGCGTCGAGGACCTGTGGGGCGCGGACTACGCGGACCTCGTCGCCCTCGCCTGA
- a CDS encoding DUF6286 domain-containing protein: MSEPQGSEGTTQRLPVIERAAEADQREQSGSAAGYGPPSVPEAEAAGGARRFWSARRVPAGIVALLLLLVAGIFLYDIAAVRADRPAMHWRRALSAQLAERPLDDIWVLIGAGVAAALGLWLVVLAVTPGLRALLPMSRTHPDVRAGLHRDAAAMVLRDRAMEVSGVQSARVRMRRRKADIRTVSHFRELDDVRADLDATLTEAIRGLGLARPPALSVHVARTTGKKG, encoded by the coding sequence ATGAGCGAGCCCCAGGGCTCTGAAGGCACCACACAACGACTGCCGGTCATCGAGCGGGCGGCGGAAGCGGACCAGCGCGAGCAGTCCGGGTCGGCGGCCGGGTACGGACCACCGTCCGTACCGGAGGCAGAGGCGGCCGGCGGCGCACGCCGTTTCTGGTCGGCGCGCAGGGTTCCGGCCGGCATCGTCGCCCTGCTGCTCCTGCTCGTCGCGGGGATCTTCCTGTACGACATCGCGGCCGTCCGGGCCGACCGGCCGGCCATGCACTGGCGCCGCGCACTCTCCGCGCAGCTCGCCGAACGCCCCCTGGACGACATCTGGGTCCTGATCGGCGCCGGTGTCGCCGCGGCCCTGGGCCTGTGGCTGGTCGTCCTGGCCGTCACACCGGGTCTGCGCGCCCTCCTCCCGATGAGCCGCACCCACCCCGACGTCCGCGCCGGCCTGCACCGGGACGCGGCCGCCATGGTGCTGCGCGACCGGGCCATGGAGGTGTCCGGTGTCCAGTCCGCACGCGTACGGATGAGGCGGCGGAAGGCCGACATCCGCACGGTCTCCCACTTCCGTGAACTGGACGACGTACGCGCCGACCTGGACGCCACCCTCACCGAGGCGATCAGGGGACTGGGCCTGGCCCGGCCTCCCGCCCTGTCGGTGCACGTGGCGCGAACGACCGGGAAGAAGGGCTGA
- a CDS encoding enoyl-CoA hydratase/isomerase family protein gives MATSSQDGQELVPLLDKDGVRLTVEDTLATVTLTNPAKRNAQSPALWRALAEAGRLVPGSVRVVVLRGEGKSFSAGLDRQMFTPEGIEGEPSFIDLARSGDAELDAAIAQFQEGFTWWRRSDVVSIAAVQGHAIGAGFQLALACDLRVVADDVQFAMRETSLGLVPDLTGTHPLVGLVGYARALEICATGRFVTAEEAVSTGLANVAVPLDQLDAAVHDLAAALLSAPRDAVIETKALLRGAQDRTYDEQRGAERAAQTRRLRDLAGVGE, from the coding sequence ATGGCGACGTCCAGCCAGGATGGCCAGGAACTCGTTCCCCTGCTCGACAAGGACGGCGTACGGCTCACCGTCGAGGACACCCTCGCCACGGTGACGCTGACCAACCCCGCCAAGCGCAACGCCCAGAGCCCCGCTCTGTGGCGCGCGCTCGCCGAGGCCGGCCGGCTGGTGCCGGGCTCCGTCCGGGTCGTGGTGCTGCGCGGCGAAGGCAAGTCCTTCTCCGCCGGGCTCGACCGGCAGATGTTCACGCCGGAGGGGATCGAGGGCGAGCCGTCGTTCATCGACCTCGCTCGCAGTGGTGACGCCGAACTCGACGCCGCCATCGCCCAGTTCCAGGAGGGCTTCACCTGGTGGCGGCGCAGTGACGTCGTGTCCATCGCCGCCGTGCAGGGGCATGCCATCGGGGCGGGCTTCCAGCTGGCCCTCGCCTGCGACCTGCGTGTCGTCGCCGACGACGTGCAGTTCGCCATGCGGGAGACCAGCCTGGGCCTGGTTCCCGACCTCACCGGCACCCACCCCCTGGTGGGCCTCGTCGGCTACGCCCGGGCGCTGGAGATCTGCGCCACCGGGCGCTTCGTGACGGCCGAGGAGGCGGTGAGCACCGGCCTCGCCAACGTCGCCGTCCCCCTGGACCAGCTCGACGCCGCCGTGCACGACCTGGCGGCCGCACTGCTGTCCGCCCCCCGCGACGCGGTCATCGAGACCAAGGCACTGCTGCGCGGCGCCCAGGACCGCACCTACGACGAGCAGCGCGGCGCCGAGCGCGCGGCCCAGACCCGACGCCTGCGGGACCTCGCCGGAGTCGGCGAATAG
- a CDS encoding helix-turn-helix domain-containing protein yields the protein MAETLKKGSRVTGAARDKLAADLKKKYDSGASIRALAEETGRSYGFVHRMLSESGVTLRGRGGATRGKKAASS from the coding sequence GTGGCCGAGACTCTGAAGAAGGGCAGCCGGGTAACCGGCGCCGCGCGCGACAAGCTCGCGGCAGACCTGAAGAAGAAGTACGACTCCGGTGCGAGCATTCGGGCGCTGGCCGAGGAAACCGGCCGCTCGTATGGCTTCGTGCACCGGATGCTCAGCGAATCGGGCGTCACGCTTCGTGGGCGTGGCGGAGCGACGCGGGGCAAGAAGGCCGCATCGTCCTGA
- a CDS encoding SURF1 family protein, protein MYRFLLSRQWVILTLVALLLIPTMIRLGIWQMHRYEMRTARNQLVSDALSAKPVPVERMTSPGHTVTTHDRYRRVTAKGHFDTDDEVVVRRRTNSDDEIGYHVLTPFVLDDGKVLLVNRGWIPANGPSQTAFPKIPAPPKGEITVTGRLMPDETTAASGIKNLKGLPDRQVMLINSEQEAKRLGATVLGGYIAQTAPEPKGDSPELIGGNPGKEDAALNYAYAIQWWLFSVGVPIGWVVLVRRELRDRREKAEREAAAEAEPAAV, encoded by the coding sequence GTGTACCGCTTCCTGTTGTCCCGGCAGTGGGTGATCCTCACGCTGGTCGCCCTGCTTCTCATCCCCACGATGATCAGGCTGGGCATCTGGCAGATGCACCGCTACGAGATGCGCACCGCCCGCAACCAGCTGGTCTCCGACGCGCTGTCCGCGAAGCCGGTGCCCGTGGAGCGGATGACCTCGCCCGGACACACGGTCACCACCCACGACCGGTACCGCCGCGTGACCGCGAAGGGGCACTTCGACACCGACGACGAGGTCGTCGTCCGGCGCCGCACCAACTCCGACGACGAGATCGGCTACCACGTCCTGACCCCCTTCGTCCTCGACGACGGCAAGGTGCTGCTGGTCAACCGGGGCTGGATCCCCGCGAACGGTCCGAGCCAGACCGCGTTCCCGAAGATCCCCGCTCCCCCGAAGGGCGAGATCACCGTCACCGGGCGGCTGATGCCCGACGAGACGACCGCGGCGAGCGGCATCAAGAACCTCAAGGGGCTGCCGGACCGGCAGGTCATGCTGATCAACAGCGAGCAGGAGGCGAAGCGGCTCGGCGCCACGGTGCTCGGCGGCTACATCGCCCAGACGGCACCCGAGCCGAAGGGTGACAGCCCGGAACTGATCGGCGGCAACCCCGGCAAGGAGGACGCCGCGCTGAACTACGCCTACGCCATCCAGTGGTGGCTGTTCTCCGTCGGCGTTCCGATCGGGTGGGTCGTCCTCGTACGGCGCGAGCTCCGCGACCGCCGGGAGAAGGCGGAGCGAGAAGCCGCTGCGGAGGCGGAACCGGCCGCGGTGTGA
- a CDS encoding glycoside hydrolase family 15 protein, translated as MHPRIEDYALIGDEQTAALVGMDGSVDWLCLPRFDSAACFARLLGDEENGHWRIAPKNADRCTRRAYRPDTLVLDTEWETDEGAVRVTDLMPQRDVAPDVVRVVEGLRGRVTVRSTLRLRFEYGSIVPWVRRSDGQRVAVAGPDATWLRSEPPVRTWGEHFATHSEFTVEPGEKVAFVLTWHPSHEPRPPLTDPFETLESSVADWQAWAARCRYDGPHRDAVVRSLITLKALTYRPTGGIVAAATTSLPEEMGGVRNWDYRYCWLRDSTLTLAALVQCGYLEEAEAWRNWLLRAVAGDPADLQIMYGVAGERRLPEFELPWLSGFGGSRPVRIGNEAVKQLQLDVYGEVMDSLSLARRAGLAAIPHMWSLQSVLLDFLRSSWRQPDEGIWEVRGGRRHFVHSKVMAWVAADRAVRALETYPDLRGDLDGWRALRDEVHREVCEKGYDPERNTFTQSYGSRELDASLLLIPRTGFLPPDDPRVVGTIDAIRAELDHDGLVRRYSVEETSVDGLPGGEGTFLVCSFWLADALHMTGRTKEARDLFERLLGLANDVGLLSEEYDPVAGVQLGNFPQAFSHIGLVNTALTLFGGEEAG; from the coding sequence GTGCACCCCCGTATCGAGGACTACGCCCTCATCGGCGACGAACAGACCGCCGCCCTGGTCGGCATGGACGGCTCCGTGGACTGGCTGTGCCTGCCCCGCTTCGACTCGGCGGCCTGCTTCGCCAGACTGCTCGGGGACGAGGAGAACGGCCACTGGCGGATCGCGCCGAAGAACGCGGACCGGTGCACGAGGCGCGCCTACCGCCCCGACACCCTCGTCCTGGACACCGAGTGGGAGACCGACGAGGGCGCGGTGCGCGTCACCGACCTGATGCCGCAGCGCGATGTCGCGCCCGACGTGGTACGTGTCGTGGAAGGGCTGCGCGGCCGGGTCACCGTGCGCAGCACGCTCCGGCTGCGCTTCGAGTACGGCTCGATCGTGCCGTGGGTGCGCAGGTCGGACGGGCAGCGGGTGGCCGTCGCGGGACCGGACGCGACATGGCTGCGCAGCGAGCCCCCGGTACGCACCTGGGGCGAGCACTTCGCGACGCACTCGGAGTTCACCGTCGAGCCCGGTGAGAAGGTCGCGTTCGTCCTCACCTGGCATCCCTCGCACGAGCCGCGCCCCCCGCTGACCGACCCCTTCGAGACGCTGGAGAGCAGCGTGGCCGACTGGCAGGCGTGGGCGGCGCGCTGTCGCTACGACGGTCCGCATCGGGACGCCGTGGTCCGTTCCCTGATCACCCTGAAGGCGCTCACCTACCGGCCGACCGGCGGCATCGTGGCCGCGGCCACCACCTCGCTGCCGGAGGAGATGGGCGGGGTGCGCAACTGGGACTACCGCTACTGCTGGCTGCGCGACTCCACACTCACCCTGGCCGCCCTGGTGCAGTGCGGCTACCTGGAGGAGGCCGAGGCCTGGCGGAACTGGCTGCTGCGCGCGGTCGCCGGCGACCCGGCCGACCTCCAGATCATGTACGGCGTCGCGGGCGAGCGCCGGCTTCCCGAGTTCGAGCTGCCGTGGCTGTCCGGCTTCGGCGGTTCCAGGCCCGTACGCATCGGCAACGAGGCCGTGAAGCAGCTCCAGCTGGACGTGTACGGCGAGGTCATGGACTCGCTGTCGCTTGCCCGGCGGGCGGGCCTGGCCGCCATCCCGCACATGTGGTCCCTGCAGAGCGTCCTGTTGGACTTCCTCCGGTCCTCCTGGCGACAGCCGGACGAGGGGATCTGGGAGGTGCGCGGCGGCCGCCGCCACTTCGTCCATTCGAAGGTCATGGCGTGGGTCGCCGCCGACCGTGCCGTGCGCGCCCTGGAGACCTACCCCGATCTGCGGGGCGACCTGGACGGCTGGCGCGCGCTGCGCGACGAGGTGCACCGCGAGGTCTGCGAGAAGGGCTACGACCCCGAACGCAACACCTTCACCCAGTCCTACGGCTCCCGCGAACTCGACGCGTCCCTGCTGCTGATCCCGCGCACCGGCTTCCTGCCGCCCGACGATCCCCGTGTCGTCGGCACCATCGACGCGATCCGCGCGGAGCTGGACCACGACGGACTGGTACGGCGGTACAGCGTCGAGGAGACCTCCGTCGACGGGCTGCCCGGCGGCGAGGGCACGTTCCTGGTGTGCTCGTTCTGGCTCGCCGACGCGCTCCACATGACCGGCCGTACGAAGGAGGCGCGGGACCTCTTCGAACGCCTGCTGGGGCTGGCCAACGACGTGGGGCTGCTGTCCGAGGAGTACGACCCGGTGGCCGGCGTCCAGCTCGGCAACTTCCCGCAGGCGTTCAGCCACATCGGTCTGGTGAACACCGCCCTCACCCTGTTCGGGGGCGAGGAGGCAGGATAG
- a CDS encoding SDR family oxidoreductase, whose amino-acid sequence MDLGLKDRVYVVTGATRGLGNAAARSLVADGAKVVVTGREETRALAAAAELGPNAVGVAVDNADPSAPERLIAAAREHFGGFDGVLISVGGPAPGFVADNTDEQWQSAFESVFLGAVRLARAAAAELEAGGVIGFVLSASVHEPLPGLTISNGLRPGLAGFAKSLADELGPRGIRVVGLLPSRIDTDRVRELDALSADPEATRAANESRIPLRRYGTPEEFGRAAAFFLSPAASYLTGVMLPVDGGMRHGF is encoded by the coding sequence ATGGATCTTGGACTGAAGGACCGTGTGTACGTCGTCACCGGAGCGACCCGTGGGCTCGGCAACGCGGCCGCGCGTTCGCTGGTCGCCGACGGGGCGAAGGTCGTGGTGACCGGGCGGGAGGAGACGCGAGCGCTTGCCGCGGCCGCGGAGTTGGGGCCGAACGCCGTGGGCGTGGCCGTCGACAACGCCGATCCGTCGGCGCCCGAGCGGCTGATCGCCGCCGCGCGTGAGCACTTCGGCGGCTTCGACGGGGTGCTCATCAGTGTCGGTGGGCCCGCGCCCGGTTTTGTCGCCGACAACACGGACGAGCAGTGGCAGTCCGCGTTCGAGTCCGTGTTCCTCGGGGCGGTCCGGCTGGCTCGGGCGGCCGCGGCGGAGCTGGAGGCGGGGGGTGTCATCGGGTTCGTGCTCTCCGCGTCGGTGCACGAGCCGCTCCCGGGGCTGACCATCTCGAACGGGCTGCGGCCCGGTCTCGCGGGGTTCGCGAAGTCCCTCGCGGACGAGCTGGGGCCGCGCGGGATTCGGGTCGTCGGGCTCCTGCCGTCGCGTATCGACACGGATCGCGTGCGCGAACTGGACGCGTTGTCCGCGGATCCTGAGGCCACCCGGGCCGCCAACGAGTCCCGTATCCCTTTGCGACGGTACGGGACGCCGGAGGAGTTCGGGCGGGCCGCGGCGTTCTTCCTGTCCCCGGCCGCGTCCTATCTCACGGGCGTCATGCTGCCTGTGGACGGGGGCATGAGGCACGGCTTCTGA
- a CDS encoding Asp23/Gls24 family envelope stress response protein produces the protein MTDMTQSTEVEQQAQLRKGTKRGGGDPATRGRTTIADGVVEKIAGLAARDVLGVHAMGSGLSRTFGAVRDRVPGGSKSASRGVKVEVGEVQTALDLEIVVDYGVSISDVAKAVRENVIAAVERMTGLEVVEVNVAVSDVKLPDEEDEEPESRLQ, from the coding sequence ATGACCGACATGACGCAGAGCACCGAGGTGGAGCAGCAGGCGCAACTGCGGAAGGGCACCAAGCGCGGCGGCGGCGACCCGGCGACCCGTGGGCGCACCACCATCGCCGACGGTGTCGTGGAGAAGATCGCCGGCCTCGCGGCACGGGACGTCCTCGGCGTCCACGCCATGGGCAGCGGTCTGAGCCGCACCTTCGGGGCCGTACGGGACCGCGTGCCCGGCGGTTCGAAGTCCGCCAGCCGTGGGGTCAAGGTCGAGGTCGGCGAGGTGCAGACCGCGCTCGACCTGGAGATCGTCGTCGACTACGGCGTCTCGATCTCCGACGTGGCCAAGGCGGTGCGGGAGAACGTCATCGCGGCGGTGGAGCGGATGACCGGCCTGGAGGTCGTCGAGGTCAATGTCGCGGTGAGCGATGTGAAGCTGCCCGACGAGGAGGACGAGGAGCCGGAGTCCCGGCTGCAGTAG
- a CDS encoding neutral zinc metallopeptidase translates to MQFDDDARLDTSEVQDVRGSRVPGGKATIGGGIGGLIVLLLGLFLGVGPDQLGLTDGGGQPAPTASGLTEVERSCRTGQDANTRDDCRIVAVVNSVQDYWDQEFQRRNSTYTRSPTFFFSEQVGTACGSATSAVGPFYCPGDRQVYLDLGFFDELRSKFGASGGPFAQAYVVAHEYGHHVQDLTGTLDRSQDGRTGADSNAVKVELQADCYAGVWARHATTTKDESTGRPLITNLTDADIADGLDAAAAVGDDRIQERFQGRVTPESWTHGSAQQRQTWFRQGYESGDMTRCDTFR, encoded by the coding sequence ATGCAGTTCGACGACGACGCCAGGTTGGACACCTCCGAGGTCCAGGACGTGCGCGGCAGTCGCGTCCCGGGCGGGAAGGCGACCATCGGCGGTGGCATCGGCGGGTTGATCGTCCTGCTCCTCGGACTGTTTCTCGGCGTGGGTCCCGACCAGCTCGGGCTCACCGACGGCGGCGGACAGCCCGCACCCACGGCCTCCGGACTCACCGAGGTCGAGCGGAGCTGCCGGACCGGGCAGGACGCGAACACACGCGACGACTGCCGGATCGTGGCGGTGGTCAACAGCGTGCAGGACTACTGGGACCAGGAGTTCCAGCGGCGCAACAGCACGTACACCCGCTCCCCCACGTTCTTCTTCAGCGAGCAGGTCGGCACCGCGTGCGGCTCCGCGACCTCGGCGGTCGGGCCGTTCTACTGCCCGGGCGACCGCCAGGTCTATCTCGATCTCGGGTTCTTCGACGAGCTGCGGTCGAAGTTCGGGGCCAGTGGCGGGCCGTTCGCGCAGGCGTACGTGGTGGCGCACGAGTACGGACACCACGTGCAGGACCTGACGGGCACACTGGACCGGTCGCAGGACGGGCGGACCGGCGCCGACAGCAACGCGGTGAAGGTGGAGCTCCAGGCGGACTGCTACGCCGGGGTGTGGGCACGGCACGCGACCACGACGAAGGACGAGTCGACGGGCCGGCCGCTCATCACGAATCTCACCGACGCGGACATCGCCGACGGCCTGGACGCGGCGGCGGCCGTGGGCGACGACCGGATCCAGGAGCGCTTCCAGGGACGGGTGACACCGGAGTCGTGGACGCACGGGTCGGCGCAGCAGCGTCAGACCTGGTTCCGGCAGGGCTACGAGTCCGGCGACATGACGCGGTGCGACACCTTCAGGTGA
- a CDS encoding nucleopolyhedrovirus P10 family protein, which yields MTAEQWARTVRRQLGLGRLLPLGGPRDGAWISEEAARAVLRAAAEDLRGVRLGAVRLGLARPQEAPEPAVPPPPSALPPGPLRLTAEFEATPEEPLPVAAERLRTALAGVAAGLLGLELAEVDLRVTALLDEDAERSPVRVSEPPRAAEAGPGEETLVAVAALAVPGVGRLTGVLGRPVHIEDRETGEGALPLRHVRVELAAGADRRALDVAREVRAAVGEVLADRPTVAVLVTAVTV from the coding sequence ATGACGGCGGAGCAGTGGGCACGGACGGTGCGGCGGCAGCTGGGGCTGGGCAGACTGCTGCCCCTGGGCGGACCGCGTGACGGCGCGTGGATCTCCGAGGAGGCGGCCCGGGCGGTGCTGCGGGCCGCCGCCGAGGATCTTCGGGGCGTACGGCTGGGGGCGGTGCGCCTCGGGCTCGCCCGTCCGCAGGAGGCGCCCGAGCCCGCCGTACCGCCGCCTCCGAGCGCGCTGCCGCCCGGTCCGCTGCGGCTCACGGCGGAGTTCGAGGCCACGCCCGAGGAGCCGCTGCCGGTGGCGGCGGAGCGGCTGCGCACGGCACTGGCCGGGGTGGCGGCCGGGCTGCTGGGGCTGGAGCTCGCCGAGGTGGACCTGCGGGTGACGGCCCTGCTGGACGAGGACGCCGAACGTTCCCCCGTACGGGTGTCCGAGCCGCCGCGTGCCGCGGAGGCGGGACCCGGCGAGGAGACCCTCGTGGCCGTCGCCGCGCTGGCGGTACCCGGGGTGGGCCGGCTGACCGGGGTGCTGGGGCGGCCGGTGCACATCGAGGACCGGGAGACCGGGGAGGGCGCGCTTCCGCTCCGCCATGTCCGCGTCGAACTGGCGGCGGGCGCGGACCGCCGGGCCCTGGACGTGGCCCGGGAGGTCCGCGCCGCCGTGGGAGAGGTGCTGGCGGACCGGCCGACGGTGGCCGTACTGGTGACGGCCGTGACGGTCTAG